A region from the Desulfitobacterium dehalogenans ATCC 51507 genome encodes:
- a CDS encoding glutamine synthetase III, translating to MDFFGKNVFNDAVMRERLPKNTYKALHKTIDEGLPLQLEVAEVVANAMKDWAIENGATHYTHWFQPMTGFTAEKHDSFISPTHDGKVIMEFSGKELIKGEPDASSFPNGGIRSTFEARGYTAWDCTSPAFLREDAGKVILCIPTAFCSYTGEALDKKTPLLRSMETISKQALRILRLFGNTTAKRVTPTVGAEQEYFLIEKKYHQKRLDLMLTGRTLFGVLPPKGQEMEDHYFGIINERVTAFMQEVNIELWKLGVLAKTQHKEAAPGQYEIAPIFTSTNIATDHNQIVMDTLHKVANRHGLACLLHEKPFAGVNGSGKHNNWSLCTDEGVNLLEPGKTPHENAQFLTFICAVIKAVDEYAALLRASAANPGNDHRLGANEAPPAIISIFLGDELSDIIEQLKNGKPNSSKQGGELTIGVSTLPSLPKDSTDRNRTSPFAFTGNKFEFRMVPSSLSIADPNVVINTIVAEVLTQMANRLEKAKDFHGELQAILQEIAIQHSRVIFDGNGYSEDWVKEAARRGLPNLSSTAEAISALISEKTTELFKNHGVFSATELHSRYEIYLEQYSKTINIEALTMVDVAKRQILPAVMRYSTELANSINTIRTADPEADVLAQRSLLNELSPLLKELSLKTKALQDATSTAKHLHGDAYKQGIYYRDVVFKAMQELRQVADKLEVLVDYDMWPLPSYTKMLFRL from the coding sequence ATGGATTTCTTCGGTAAAAATGTATTTAATGACGCGGTGATGCGTGAAAGATTACCCAAAAACACATATAAGGCACTCCACAAAACTATTGATGAAGGCCTTCCTCTGCAACTAGAAGTGGCCGAAGTAGTAGCTAACGCTATGAAGGATTGGGCTATCGAAAATGGGGCAACCCATTATACTCACTGGTTCCAGCCTATGACCGGTTTTACCGCGGAAAAGCACGACTCTTTTATCTCCCCAACTCATGACGGTAAAGTAATTATGGAGTTTTCCGGTAAAGAGTTGATTAAAGGCGAGCCCGATGCTTCTTCCTTTCCCAATGGCGGGATTCGATCTACTTTTGAAGCCAGAGGATATACTGCCTGGGATTGTACTTCGCCGGCCTTTTTACGAGAGGATGCAGGCAAGGTTATCCTCTGTATTCCTACGGCCTTCTGCTCCTACACCGGAGAAGCCTTAGATAAAAAAACCCCTCTCCTCCGCTCCATGGAAACCATATCTAAACAAGCTCTTCGTATCCTTCGCTTATTCGGCAACACCACAGCCAAACGGGTTACTCCCACAGTTGGCGCGGAACAAGAGTACTTTCTCATCGAAAAAAAATACCATCAAAAGCGTTTAGACCTTATGCTTACAGGTCGCACTTTATTCGGTGTCCTTCCTCCCAAAGGTCAAGAAATGGAAGACCATTATTTTGGAATCATCAATGAGCGCGTTACTGCTTTTATGCAAGAAGTCAATATTGAACTCTGGAAGCTGGGTGTCTTGGCAAAAACCCAACATAAAGAAGCGGCTCCCGGTCAATATGAGATTGCACCTATATTTACCAGCACGAATATTGCTACAGACCATAACCAAATTGTCATGGATACTTTGCACAAAGTAGCAAACCGCCATGGCCTGGCATGCCTTCTTCACGAAAAGCCTTTTGCCGGCGTCAATGGATCAGGCAAACACAACAATTGGTCTTTATGCACGGATGAAGGGGTCAATCTGCTGGAGCCCGGTAAGACACCCCATGAAAACGCACAATTCTTAACCTTTATTTGTGCAGTCATAAAAGCCGTGGACGAATATGCTGCCCTTTTGAGAGCATCTGCAGCTAACCCTGGTAATGACCATCGTCTAGGAGCCAATGAAGCACCTCCCGCCATTATTTCCATTTTCCTTGGTGATGAATTATCCGACATTATAGAACAGCTTAAAAATGGCAAACCCAACTCGTCCAAACAAGGTGGCGAATTGACCATTGGAGTATCAACCCTTCCTTCCCTGCCCAAGGATTCTACAGACCGCAACCGGACCTCTCCCTTTGCCTTCACTGGCAATAAATTTGAATTCCGTATGGTTCCTTCTTCCCTTTCCATTGCTGATCCTAATGTAGTGATCAATACCATTGTGGCTGAAGTCCTCACCCAAATGGCAAATCGCCTGGAAAAAGCCAAAGATTTCCACGGAGAGCTTCAAGCTATCCTTCAGGAAATCGCCATCCAGCACTCCCGTGTAATCTTCGATGGCAATGGTTACTCTGAAGACTGGGTTAAAGAGGCAGCAAGGCGGGGCCTGCCGAATCTGTCTTCCACAGCGGAGGCCATCTCAGCACTAATCAGCGAAAAAACTACTGAGCTCTTTAAGAATCATGGCGTCTTCAGTGCAACGGAACTCCACTCCCGCTATGAAATATATCTAGAGCAATACTCCAAAACCATTAATATTGAAGCCCTGACTATGGTGGATGTAGCGAAGCGCCAAATCCTCCCAGCTGTCATGCGCTATTCCACAGAGCTGGCCAATTCTATTAATACCATCCGCACAGCGGACCCGGAAGCGGATGTGCTGGCCCAAAGATCTTTGCTCAACGAACTCTCTCCTTTGCTTAAAGAACTGAGCCTTAAAACCAAAGCTCTCCAAGATGCCACCTCTACAGCAAAACATCTTCACGGAGACGCTTATAAGCAGGGTATCTATTATCGTGATGTGGTCTTTAAAGCCATGCAAGAACTGCGCCAGGTGGCCGATAAACTGGAAGTACTTGTAGACTACGACATGTGGCCCTTGCCTTCCTATACTAAAATGCTCTTTAGGCTATAA
- a CDS encoding sigma 54-interacting transcriptional regulator, translating into MESQELIVRIDFVDRPGLGYDIFQRFETHNTDKIGMEVTHGHQMMIKFRCSNQEESETLIQDLLTVQGVVSVKLANYMPYEKREQELKTILDLVSEGIIAINTNHKVTHINEVAARIFYTTPEKALNQDAEFLFEANAPIFETLKTGIPYSLKERKIRRNQRLIHFLTSGVPILNKRGQIIGGVMTIKDFRQVEELLSKVERKPQSITFDNIIYESRRMRDLIETAKTVARGTSTILLRGESGTGKELFAKAIHAESPRSQQAFIPINCAALPDTLLESELFGYEEGAFTGATKGGKKGLFEQAHGGTLFLDEIGDITPQVQVRLLRVLQEGTVRRIGSSKEIPVDVRIIAATHRNLEALIDEDQFREDLYYRLNVIPLHIPSLRERPEDIPLIAQTLTRKIAKKLDKSEVYLTKESTDLLMAQKWPGNVRQLENLLERIINLNSSSEIKPSSFYEWADLAPAVPITKPESTAHQLIVPITEPWPPLKEIVAQVEREVLLKVLAKHPSSRKAGKILGVSNTTILNKMNSYGLGKIDEPEG; encoded by the coding sequence ATGGAATCCCAAGAATTAATTGTACGGATTGATTTTGTCGATCGCCCCGGTCTTGGTTACGACATATTTCAACGCTTTGAAACTCATAACACTGATAAAATCGGAATGGAAGTCACACATGGTCACCAAATGATGATTAAGTTTCGTTGTTCTAATCAGGAGGAATCGGAGACTCTTATTCAGGATCTTCTTACTGTTCAAGGTGTCGTATCAGTGAAGCTTGCTAATTATATGCCTTACGAAAAGCGGGAGCAGGAACTAAAAACAATTCTCGACTTAGTAAGCGAAGGAATCATTGCCATCAATACGAACCATAAAGTGACTCATATTAATGAGGTTGCGGCACGTATCTTTTATACAACTCCGGAAAAGGCTTTAAACCAGGATGCAGAGTTTTTGTTTGAAGCGAATGCCCCGATTTTCGAAACCTTAAAAACTGGAATCCCTTACAGCTTAAAAGAGCGCAAAATCCGGAGAAATCAGAGACTTATACATTTTTTGACCAGCGGTGTTCCCATTCTTAATAAAAGGGGACAGATCATTGGCGGGGTTATGACCATCAAGGATTTTCGCCAGGTGGAAGAACTCCTCTCCAAAGTTGAACGTAAACCTCAATCTATAACCTTTGATAATATCATCTATGAGAGCCGACGTATGAGAGATCTCATTGAGACCGCTAAAACAGTGGCCCGCGGGACCTCCACCATACTTCTTAGAGGAGAAAGCGGCACAGGGAAAGAACTGTTCGCCAAAGCAATTCATGCCGAGAGTCCACGCTCCCAACAAGCCTTTATCCCTATAAATTGTGCTGCTTTGCCGGATACCTTATTGGAGAGCGAACTCTTTGGTTACGAGGAGGGTGCTTTTACCGGAGCGACTAAAGGAGGGAAGAAAGGGCTTTTCGAGCAGGCCCACGGGGGCACACTTTTCCTTGATGAGATCGGTGATATCACTCCTCAGGTCCAGGTACGCTTGCTCAGAGTATTACAGGAAGGAACGGTTCGCCGGATCGGAAGTTCGAAAGAAATCCCTGTGGATGTACGAATCATCGCAGCTACTCACCGCAATCTCGAAGCGTTGATTGATGAGGACCAATTTAGAGAAGATCTTTATTATCGCCTCAATGTGATTCCCTTGCATATTCCATCACTACGGGAGAGACCTGAAGATATCCCTTTGATTGCCCAAACCCTCACCCGAAAGATTGCTAAAAAGCTCGATAAATCTGAAGTGTATCTTACAAAGGAAAGTACAGACTTGCTCATGGCCCAAAAATGGCCCGGAAATGTTCGGCAACTAGAGAATCTTCTGGAAAGAATTATCAATTTGAATTCCAGCTCTGAGATCAAGCCTAGTTCCTTCTATGAATGGGCTGATCTCGCTCCAGCAGTTCCTATCACTAAACCCGAAAGCACAGCCCATCAACTTATAGTCCCTATTACAGAACCTTGGCCTCCTCTTAAGGAAATAGTCGCTCAAGTGGAACGTGAAGTCCTGCTTAAAGTACTGGCAAAACATCCTTCCTCACGCAAGGCAGGTAAAATACTTGGAGTTTCCAATACAACAATTTTAAATAAAATGAATTCCTATGGACTTGGCAAAATCGATGAACCCGAGGGATGA
- the tsaA gene encoding tRNA (N6-threonylcarbamoyladenosine(37)-N6)-methyltransferase TrmO: protein MSIELKSIGTIHTPYIPSLPIPHQPMKDAPGEFWISLNPEYVEGLSELLSYRYITLLFYLDKVSDESLKVNPPMAPELEVGVFASRSPRRPNPLGLSVVELKGIEGNEIIISSIDAYNGTPLLDIKPYIKSIDIKADANDGWLDTLPDKEHLLAHFLGLPHDHTHEHPHDHTHEHPHDHTHEHSHDHTHEHPHDHTHEHPHDHKH from the coding sequence CCATCCACACCCCCTATATACCTTCCCTGCCGATTCCTCATCAGCCCATGAAGGACGCTCCCGGGGAGTTCTGGATTTCCCTGAACCCTGAATATGTAGAGGGATTGAGTGAGCTTTTATCCTATCGTTACATCACACTTCTTTTTTATCTTGACAAGGTATCTGATGAAAGCTTAAAGGTTAACCCGCCTATGGCCCCTGAACTAGAAGTCGGAGTCTTTGCCAGCCGCTCTCCCCGCCGTCCAAACCCCCTCGGCTTAAGTGTGGTAGAGCTTAAAGGTATCGAAGGAAATGAGATTATCATCTCCAGCATTGATGCCTATAATGGTACGCCCTTATTGGATATTAAACCCTATATTAAGTCCATCGATATAAAGGCCGATGCGAATGATGGCTGGTTAGATACCCTTCCCGACAAGGAGCATCTCCTGGCTCATTTTCTGGGGCTACCTCACGACCATACTCATGAACATCCCCACGACCATACTCATGAACATCCCCACGACCATACTCATGAGCATTCCCACGACCATACTCATGAGCATCCCCACGACCACACTCATGAACATCCCCACGACCATAAACATTAA
- a CDS encoding methyl-accepting chemotaxis protein, producing MVFSIRQKVTAVILFASLIPTALLGFFSYKSANDALENELKNAAEQSMQRIQDSTTLYLEGYEQNLKRLGKEEDTLIAALQGDTVEALKNFQIYKETNVDILNVYLGTKSKSMIMYPAAEVPPGFDPTATEWYQRAVSSGEVIWTEPYVDTRTKKLVISATKPVQDPLTKEVVGVVGVDIALDTLSALVGDMKIGRQGYIFLLDQSGKVMTHPDTTLIGEEVPVEKLRAAVAQEHGIVDYTYDGEEKFGIFATYPKTQWKFIGVLGYNEIDEAVSQILKNTIIYCAIFAALAIAFGMFTTHGFTKAIKDLLVYSEKIGSGDFTVRAKTLSRDETGALTNTLNQMVIQLAGLMGNIKYIAEEMNTSAEELAASAEETMASSEEVNATAAQIAGGASDQAVQAEKGTQMVTALATKIQALEVNSAEMVNSSVGAKEANERGLHSVEHLRVKTEESRLAVDQINEVIRNLDGKSQAIGSILSAITSIAEQTNLLALNASIEAARAGEAGRGFSVVADEIRKLAEQSAQSVQGIQGIVEDIQRESSHAVGVMKEVRNHSEATVQSVEDVNQSFAEISQAMDTIREKITHTTALIQEMTMDSNQVVDVIQSISAVTEETSAASEEVSASMEQTASAFSSVAKTAEELEQLAGKLSLEVARFKI from the coding sequence ATGGTTTTCTCGATTAGGCAAAAGGTAACTGCAGTCATACTATTTGCATCCCTGATCCCTACAGCTTTATTGGGCTTTTTTAGCTACAAAAGTGCGAATGATGCATTGGAAAATGAACTTAAGAATGCAGCGGAACAATCGATGCAGCGCATACAAGATTCCACGACATTGTATCTCGAAGGGTATGAACAAAATCTTAAGCGACTGGGTAAGGAAGAAGATACCCTGATTGCTGCATTGCAGGGAGATACCGTGGAGGCTTTGAAAAATTTCCAAATTTATAAAGAGACTAATGTTGATATATTGAATGTTTATTTGGGAACAAAGAGTAAAAGCATGATTATGTACCCTGCGGCAGAAGTGCCTCCAGGCTTTGATCCGACGGCTACGGAGTGGTATCAACGAGCAGTAAGCAGTGGAGAGGTTATTTGGACGGAGCCTTATGTAGATACAAGGACGAAGAAATTAGTGATTTCTGCAACAAAACCTGTCCAAGATCCATTGACAAAGGAAGTCGTAGGGGTGGTGGGTGTTGATATTGCGCTCGATACTTTGAGTGCTTTAGTTGGAGACATGAAAATAGGTCGCCAGGGTTATATTTTCCTCCTGGATCAAAGCGGCAAAGTTATGACCCACCCTGACACTACCTTGATCGGGGAAGAGGTTCCCGTGGAAAAGCTAAGGGCAGCTGTAGCCCAAGAACATGGAATCGTGGATTATACATATGATGGAGAAGAGAAATTCGGTATCTTTGCTACCTATCCCAAAACCCAGTGGAAATTCATCGGCGTATTAGGATATAACGAGATTGATGAAGCAGTCTCCCAAATTTTAAAAAACACCATCATCTATTGTGCGATTTTTGCTGCATTAGCCATAGCTTTTGGGATGTTCACTACCCATGGATTTACTAAAGCTATTAAAGATCTGCTTGTATATAGTGAGAAAATTGGTTCCGGAGATTTTACAGTTCGGGCCAAGACCCTATCGCGAGATGAAACCGGTGCCTTGACCAATACCCTAAATCAAATGGTCATTCAGTTGGCCGGACTAATGGGAAATATTAAATATATTGCTGAAGAGATGAACACTTCCGCCGAGGAATTAGCGGCCAGTGCAGAGGAGACGATGGCATCCAGTGAAGAGGTCAATGCTACAGCGGCCCAGATTGCCGGCGGTGCTTCCGATCAAGCGGTTCAAGCAGAAAAGGGTACCCAAATGGTTACGGCACTTGCTACAAAAATTCAAGCTCTAGAGGTAAACTCGGCGGAAATGGTAAACTCCTCAGTTGGTGCTAAAGAGGCCAATGAGCGGGGTTTGCATTCGGTTGAGCATTTACGTGTGAAAACGGAAGAAAGCAGATTAGCTGTCGATCAGATCAATGAAGTGATCCGTAACCTTGACGGTAAATCCCAAGCTATTGGTAGTATTCTTTCTGCCATTACAAGTATTGCGGAGCAAACCAATCTTTTAGCTTTAAATGCTTCCATCGAGGCTGCTCGGGCTGGAGAGGCTGGTCGAGGATTCTCCGTGGTGGCGGATGAGATACGTAAGCTTGCTGAGCAATCTGCCCAATCAGTACAAGGTATTCAAGGAATTGTGGAAGACATTCAACGGGAGAGTTCTCATGCGGTGGGCGTGATGAAAGAAGTGAGGAATCACTCCGAAGCCACGGTGCAATCCGTGGAGGATGTTAATCAATCTTTTGCTGAAATATCGCAAGCGATGGATACTATTAGAGAAAAAATCACCCATACGACGGCTTTGATTCAGGAAATGACCATGGATTCAAATCAAGTGGTGGATGTGATTCAGAGCATCTCTGCAGTAACCGAGGAAACATCTGCCGCATCTGAAGAAGTCAGTGCATCCATGGAGCAAACGGCCAGCGCCTTTAGTAGTGTAGCAAAAACTGCAGAAGAGCTTGAGCAGCTAGCCGGAAAATTGAGTCTAGAGGTTGCTCGGTTCAAAATTTGA
- a CDS encoding manganese catalase family protein, whose product MFKHIKDMEYTVRVDRPDPRFANLLLEQFGGPHGELKAAMQYFSQAVGCNDPKIRDMLQDIAAEELSHFEMVGECIAMLLGPTDEVSRDFPAIHMAILTGGPILTNAMGIPWNASYIETTGDLYTDLASNASAELRAKLIYERLLQQTDDAGVKDMVRFLLSREEAHNFSFLQAIETLKGTGVDANFRDTEFTKKYMNLSTGMGDARGPWNQGNGIQYEENPNEKYGGPASYGQDRGADNKEEIGPGYDDSRRNNPQYTQPKEPTPNVAGQEKPMH is encoded by the coding sequence ATGTTTAAACATATCAAAGATATGGAATACACTGTCCGTGTTGATCGCCCCGATCCTCGATTTGCCAATCTTTTGCTTGAGCAGTTCGGTGGGCCCCATGGAGAATTGAAAGCGGCGATGCAATATTTCTCTCAAGCAGTTGGCTGTAACGATCCGAAAATTCGGGATATGTTACAAGATATTGCTGCGGAAGAACTGAGCCACTTTGAAATGGTTGGAGAATGTATCGCCATGCTTCTTGGCCCAACTGATGAAGTGTCTCGTGATTTTCCTGCGATACACATGGCAATCTTAACAGGTGGTCCTATCTTAACTAACGCTATGGGAATTCCCTGGAACGCAAGTTATATTGAGACCACTGGTGATCTTTATACGGATCTGGCTTCCAATGCCTCGGCGGAACTACGGGCGAAACTTATCTACGAGCGTTTGCTTCAACAAACCGATGACGCCGGGGTAAAAGATATGGTGCGATTCCTCCTTAGTCGGGAAGAAGCTCATAACTTCTCCTTTTTGCAAGCTATCGAAACCCTTAAAGGAACCGGGGTAGATGCAAATTTCAGAGATACCGAGTTCACGAAGAAGTATATGAATCTATCTACTGGTATGGGAGATGCCCGTGGTCCATGGAACCAAGGTAATGGCATTCAATATGAAGAGAATCCTAATGAAAAGTACGGTGGACCAGCGTCATATGGTCAAGATCGTGGTGCAGACAACAAAGAGGAAATTGGACCTGGGTATGATGATAGCAGGCGGAATAACCCACAGTATACTCAGCCCAAGGAACCTACCCCTAATGTAGCGGGACAGGAAAAACCGATGCACTAG